The sequence below is a genomic window from Selenomonas ruminantium subsp. lactilytica TAM6421.
CTGTTGAAGTCTTTGGCTCCGAAGCGCATGCAGATTGGCGAGAAGCTCACCAGGGGATTGGGTGCAGGCGCTCGTCCGGAAATCGGCCAGAAAGCGGCTGAGGAAAGCCGCGATGATATTCTCGAAGCTCTGCGTGGTGCAGATATGGTCTTCGTTACCGCTGGCATGGGGGGCGGCACTGGTACTGGTGCTGCGCCGGTGGTTGCTGAATGTGCCCGGGAAATCGGTGCACTGACCGTAGGTGTTGTCACCCGTCCTTTCGGCTTCGAGGGCAAGAAGCGTGAGCGCAATGCCGAAGCAGGTATTGCCAACCTGAAGCAGCACGTGGATACCATCATTACCATTCCCAATGACCGCCTGATGCAGGTGGTGGACAAGAAGACGCCGATCACGCAGGCCTTCAGCATTGCCGATGACGTATTGCGTCAGGGTGTCAAAGGTATTTCCGACCTGATTGCTCTGCCTGGCCTGGTCAACCTGGACTTTGCTGATGTGAAGAGCATCATGAGCAACGCCGGTTCTGCCCTCATGGGTATCGGTGAGGCTACGGGTGAAGGTGCAGCTATCGCTGCTACTAAGATGGCCATTGAATCGCCGTTGCTGGAAACCAGCATCGACGGTGCCCGTGGTATCCTGCTGAACGTGACTGGTGCTGAAGACAACCTCAGCATGTACGAGATTCAGGAAGCTTCTGAAACCATCCATGAAGCAGCCGATGATCAGGCAAACATCATCTGGGGTGCATCTGTGGACAACACTATGGGCGATACCGTCCGGGTTACGGTTATTGCTACGGGCTTCGATATGCCGGAAACCATCGGGGTACAGCCCCAGGCCGTACCTTCGGCCGCTCAGCCGGTACAGCCGAACCTGAACCTCAATATGGGGATGCCGGGAGCAGCACCGGCTGCACCGATAGAACAGCAGCAGACGGTAGCGCCAGC
It includes:
- the ftsZ gene encoding cell division protein FtsZ, with translation MGVNAVFELDDNGLDQVAKIKVIGVGGGGSNAVNRMINFGLQGVEFIAVNTDAQALLKSLAPKRMQIGEKLTRGLGAGARPEIGQKAAEESRDDILEALRGADMVFVTAGMGGGTGTGAAPVVAECAREIGALTVGVVTRPFGFEGKKRERNAEAGIANLKQHVDTIITIPNDRLMQVVDKKTPITQAFSIADDVLRQGVKGISDLIALPGLVNLDFADVKSIMSNAGSALMGIGEATGEGAAIAATKMAIESPLLETSIDGARGILLNVTGAEDNLSMYEIQEASETIHEAADDQANIIWGASVDNTMGDTVRVTVIATGFDMPETIGVQPQAVPSAAQPVQPNLNLNMGMPGAAPAAPIEQQQTVAPAADFIDIPVWMQKK